A region of Vitis vinifera cultivar Pinot Noir 40024 chromosome 15, ASM3070453v1 DNA encodes the following proteins:
- the LOC100244501 gene encoding serine/threonine-protein kinase D6PK, which produces MERIPESKKTLPGQLPIVGLVAKQHMALLRQEVGRPDARDSQDSDSSPAPIRTWKGKDSLLEQEESMPDVVKGSSDSFEEGGPSSFSGASHPPEPVDTDPMRTVYVPIGQKKSEGGCLMKSLSMKGPFLEDLSIRVSGIKPSPSVLSPAESLVEEPNDLGALSSPFSIPRASQNTENSLLPPDSEEKECVWDASLPPSGNVSPHSSIDSTGVVTAMSIVNSCASTYRSDAMTSDGMLSVERNCESTKGSVRGDSLESAKTSISRASDSSGLSDDSNWSNITGSANKPHKGNDPRWKAILAIRARDGILGMSHFRLLRRLGCGDIGSVYLSELSGTRCYFAMKVMDKASLASRKKLTRAQTEREILQLLDHPFLPTLYTHFETDRFSCLVMEFCPGGDLHTLRQRQPGKHFSEYAARFYAAEVLLALEYLHMLGVVYRDLKPENVLVRDDGHIMLSDFDLSLRCAVSPTLIKTSSFDSDPSKRGTGGAFCVQPACIEPSSVCIQPACFIPRIFPQKNSKKKTRRPRAEPGLPASTLPELVAEPTAARSMSFVGTHEYLAPEIIKGEGHGSAVDWWTFGIFLHELLYGKTPFKGSGNRATLFNVVGQQLRFPDAPATSYASRDLIRGLLVKEPQHRLGVKRGATEIKQHPFFEGVNWALIRCSTPPEIPRPVETELPGKFGTVDTVGVGIGSSSKRMVGADMKSGGKYLDFEFF; this is translated from the exons ATGGAAAGAATTCCAGAGTCAAAGAAAACGCTTCCTGGGCAATTGCCAATTGTGGGTCTGGTAGCAAAACAACACATGGCTTTGCTAAGGCAAGAAGTCGGTCGGCCTGATGCACGGGATTCTCAAGATTCAGACTCTTCTCCTGCACCAATAAGGACGTGGAAAGGAAAGGATTCTTTACTTGAGCAAGAGGAGTCGATGCCTGATGTTGTTAAGGGCAGTAGTGATTCATTTGAGGAAGGTGGCCCTAGCTCTTTCTCTGGGGCTAGTCATCCCCCAGAACCCGTAGATACAGATCCGATGAGAACAGTGTATGTACCAATTGGTCAGAAGAAGTCTGAGGGTGGTTGCTTGATGAAAAGCTTATCTATGAAGGGTCCTTTTTTAGAGGATCTATCAATCCGTGTTTCAGGTATAAAACCAAGCCCATCTGTTCTTTCACCTGCAGAAAGCTTGGTTGAAGAACCTAATGATTTGGGTGCTTTGTCTTCTCCATTTTCGATTCCTCGTGCATCACAAAATACTGAAAACTCTCTCCTTCCTCCTGATTCTGAAGAAAAGGAATGTGTTTGGGATGCTTCTTTGCCTCCAAGTGGCAATGTAAGTCCACACAGTAGCATTGATAGCACTGGTGTTGTCACAGCCATGAGCATTGTCAATAGCTGTGCCAGTACATACAGGAGTGATGCAATGACAAGTGATGGCATGCTTAGTGTGGAGAGGAACTGTGAGAGTACAAAGGGAAGTGTAAGAGGGGATTCACTTGAGAGTGCAAAAACTAGCATTAGCCGTGCAAGCGATAGCAGTGGCCTTAGTGATGATAGTAATTGGAGTAACATTACTGGTAGTGCTAATAAGCCACACAAAGGAAATGATCCTAGATGGAAGGCCATTCTTGCCATCCGTGCACGAGATGGCATTTTGGGTATGAGTCATTTTAGGTTGCTCAGACGGCTTGGGTGTGGTGATATTGGCAGTGTGTATCTCTCGGAGTTGAGTGGTACACGCTGTTACTTTGCAATGAAAGTAATGGATAAGGCATCTCTTGCAAGCCGAAAAAAATTGACCAGAGCTCAGACAGAAAGAGAGATTCTGCAGCTACTAGACCATCCATTCCTACCAACTCTTTACACTCATTTTGAGACAGACAGATTCTCATGTTTGGTCATGGAATTTTGTCCGGGAGGTGATCTTCACACTCTAAGGCAACGACAACCTGGGAAACATTTCTCTGAGTATGCTGCCCG GTTTTATGCTGCAGAGGTTCTATTAGCACTTGAGTATCTCCACATGCTTGGAGTTGTCTACCGGGATTTGAAACCAGAAAATGTTTTAGTCCGTGATGATGGCCACATAATGCTCTCAGATTTTGACCTTTCCCTAAGATGTGCAGTTTCACCCACCCTTATTAAAACCTCCTCATTTGATTCTGACCCCTCCAAACGGGGAACTGGTGGTGCATTCTGTGTCCAGCCTGCCTGTATTGAACCCTCATCAGTATGCATCCAGCCAGCATGTTTTATTCCCCGGATCTTTCCCCAGAAGAATAGTAAGAAAAAAACTAGAAGACCACGAGCTGAGCCTGGGCTGCCTGCCAGTACATTGCCTGAGCTTGTGGCAGAGCCTACTGCAGCTCGGTCCATGTCCTTTGTTGGGACCCATGAATACCTTGCTCCTGAAATCATCAAGGGAGAAGGGCATGGCAGTGCAGTTGATTGGTGGACATTTGGTATCTTCTTGCATGAACTACTGTATGGTAAAACCCCTTTCAAGGGTTCAGGAAACCGGGCTACCCTTTTCAATGTGGTGGGGCAACAGCTCAGATTTCCTGATGCACCAGCGACTAGTTATGCAAGTCGGGATCTAATCCGGGGATTACTGGTGAAGGAGCCACAGCACAGACTGGGTGTGAAGAGGGGAGCAACTGAGATAAAGCAGCACCCCTTCTTTGAAGGCGTGAATTGGGCTCTGATACGATGCAGCACGCCGCCAGAGATTCCAAGACCAGTGGAAACAGAGCTACCAGGAAAGTTTGGGACAGTTGACACTGTTGGGGTCGGGATCGGCAGCAGTAGTAAGAGGATGGTAGGGGCAGACATGAAGTCTGGGGGTAAATATCTCGACTTTGAGTTCTTCTAG